A section of the Ochotona princeps isolate mOchPri1 chromosome 19, mOchPri1.hap1, whole genome shotgun sequence genome encodes:
- the C19H5orf24 gene encoding UPF0461 protein C5orf24 homolog, translating to MMHPVAGSNPAFCGPGKPSCLSEDTMRAAEQFDIYSSQQSKYSHTVSHKPMVCQRQDPLNETHLQTTSGRSIEIKDELKKKKNLNRSGKRGRPSGTTKSAGYRTSTGRPLGTTKAAGFKTSPGRPLGTTKAAGYKVSPGRPPGSIKALSRLADLGYGCATAAFPYPMMHGRAMHGAEESSSEVKPPSE from the coding sequence ATGATGCATCCTGTTGCCGGCagcaatccagctttctgtgggCCTGGCAAGCCTTCCTGCCTCAGTGAGGACACCATGAGAGCTGCTGAGCAGTTTGACATATATTCCTCACAGCAAAGCAAATACAGCCACACGGTTAGCCACAAACCCATGGTTTGTCAGAGGCAAGACCCATTAAATGAAACACACTTGCAGACTACAAGTGGCAGAAGCATAGAGATAAAAGATgaactaaagaaaaagaaaaatctcaaccGATCTGGTAAGCGTGGCCGGCCTTCGGGAACCACCAAATCAGCAGGATACCGGACCAGCACGGGCAGACCCCTGGGAACCACCAAAGCTGCGGGATTTAAGACCAGTCCAGGCAGACCTCTGGGCACAACTAAAGCTGCGGGATACAAAGTCAGCCCAGGGAGGCCTCCGGGTAGCATTAAGGCTCTGTCCCGCCTTGCTGATCTTGGTTACGGCTGTGCCACTGCTGCCTTTCCTTACCCTATGATGCATGGCAGAGCAATGCACGGGGCAGAGGAGAGCAGCAGTGAGGTCAAGCCACCCAGTGAGTGA